A window from Variovorax sp. PBL-E5 encodes these proteins:
- the sdhA gene encoding succinate dehydrogenase flavoprotein subunit: MTYTKEQITKRKFDVVIIGAGGSGMRASLQLARAGLNVAVLSKVFPTRSHTVAAQGGVGASLGNMSEDNWHYHFYDTIKGSDWLGDQDAIEYMCREAPKVVYELEHFGMPFDRNPDGTIYQRPFGGHTANYGEKPVQRACAAADRTGHAMLHTLYQKNVEARTQFFVEWMALDLIRDADGDVVGVTALEMETGDLHILQAKTVLLATGGAGRIFGASTNAFINTGDGLGMAARSGIPLQDMEFWQFHPTGVAGAGVLLTEGCRGEGAILINSNGERFMERYAPTLKDLAPRDFVSRSMDQEIKEGRGCGPNKDYVLLKMDHLGAETIHKRLPSVYEIGINFANVDITKEPIPVVPTIHYQMGGIPTNIHGQVVIQKGDDNSAVVNGLYAVGECSCVSVHGANRLGTNSLLDLLVFGRAAGNHIVEFNDKLKEHKALPAGAADRTLERLNQLEASTSGEYAQDVAAEIRAVMQQHAAVFRKQDSMDEGVRKIAAVRERVAGVTLKDKSRVFNTARIEALEVDNLIEVAQATMVSAAARKECRGAHTVEDYERPADDPVAPLGRDDANWMKHTLWYREGNRLSYKPVRMKPLTVDSVPPKVRTF; encoded by the coding sequence ATGACCTATACCAAAGAACAAATCACCAAGCGCAAGTTCGACGTCGTCATCATCGGCGCCGGCGGCTCGGGCATGCGTGCCTCGCTGCAGCTGGCGCGCGCCGGCCTCAACGTGGCCGTGCTCTCGAAAGTGTTTCCCACCCGCTCGCACACCGTGGCAGCGCAAGGCGGCGTCGGTGCCTCGCTCGGCAACATGAGCGAGGACAACTGGCACTATCACTTCTACGACACGATCAAGGGCTCCGACTGGCTCGGCGACCAGGACGCGATCGAATACATGTGCCGCGAAGCGCCGAAGGTGGTGTACGAGCTCGAGCATTTCGGCATGCCCTTCGACCGCAATCCGGACGGCACGATCTACCAGCGGCCGTTCGGCGGCCATACGGCCAACTATGGCGAGAAGCCCGTGCAGCGCGCCTGCGCGGCGGCCGACCGCACCGGCCATGCGATGCTGCATACGCTCTACCAGAAGAACGTCGAGGCCCGCACGCAGTTCTTCGTCGAATGGATGGCACTCGACCTGATCCGCGACGCCGACGGCGACGTGGTCGGCGTGACCGCACTCGAAATGGAAACCGGCGACCTGCACATCCTGCAGGCCAAGACGGTGTTGCTGGCGACCGGTGGCGCAGGCCGAATCTTCGGCGCGTCGACCAATGCCTTCATCAATACCGGCGATGGCCTCGGCATGGCGGCCCGCTCGGGCATCCCGCTGCAGGACATGGAGTTCTGGCAGTTCCACCCGACCGGCGTCGCCGGCGCCGGCGTGCTGCTGACCGAAGGCTGCCGCGGCGAAGGCGCGATCCTGATCAACAGCAACGGCGAGCGCTTCATGGAGCGCTACGCACCGACCCTGAAGGACCTGGCGCCGCGCGACTTCGTCTCGCGCTCGATGGACCAGGAAATCAAGGAAGGCCGCGGCTGCGGGCCGAACAAGGACTACGTGCTGCTCAAGATGGACCATCTGGGCGCCGAGACGATCCACAAGCGGCTGCCCTCGGTCTACGAGATCGGCATCAACTTCGCCAACGTCGACATCACCAAGGAACCGATCCCGGTCGTGCCGACCATCCACTACCAGATGGGCGGCATCCCGACCAACATCCACGGCCAGGTGGTGATCCAGAAGGGTGACGACAACAGCGCCGTGGTCAACGGCCTGTACGCGGTCGGCGAATGCTCCTGCGTGAGCGTGCACGGCGCGAACCGCCTGGGCACCAACTCGCTGCTCGACCTGCTGGTGTTCGGCCGCGCGGCCGGCAACCACATCGTCGAATTCAACGACAAGCTGAAGGAACACAAGGCGCTGCCGGCCGGCGCCGCCGACCGCACGCTCGAACGCCTGAACCAGCTCGAGGCCTCGACCTCCGGCGAGTACGCGCAGGACGTGGCCGCCGAGATCCGTGCCGTCATGCAGCAGCACGCCGCAGTGTTCCGCAAGCAGGATTCGATGGATGAAGGTGTGCGCAAGATCGCGGCCGTGCGCGAGCGCGTCGCTGGCGTCACGCTGAAGGACAAGTCGCGCGTCTTCAACACCGCGCGCATCGAGGCGCTGGAAGTCGACAACCTGATCGAGGTGGCGCAGGCCACCATGGTCTCGGCCGCCGCCCGCAAGGAATGCCGCGGCGCCCACACGGTCGAGGACTACGAGCGCCCGGCCGACGATCCGGTCGCGCCGCTGGGCCGCGACGACGCCAACTGGATGAAGCACACGCTCTGGTATCGCGAAGGCAACCGCCTCTCGTACAAGCCGGTCCGCATGAAGCCGCTGACGGTCGATTCGGTCCCGCCCAAGGTCCGCACCTTCTAA
- a CDS encoding succinate dehydrogenase iron-sulfur subunit, with product MKRTFQIYRYDPDKDAKPYMQTIEIELDGHERMLLDALMKLKAQDPSLSFRRSCREGVCGSDAMNINGKNGLACLTNMNTLKGTVVLKPLPGLPVIRDLIVDMTQFFKQYDSIKPYLQNDTVPPEKERLQSPEEREELNGLYECILCASCSTSCPSFWWNPDKFVGPAGLLQAYRFIADSRDEATAERLDNLEDPYRLFRCHTIMNCVDVCPKNLNPTKAIGKIKELMVRRAI from the coding sequence ATGAAGCGCACATTCCAAATCTACCGCTACGATCCGGACAAGGACGCCAAGCCCTACATGCAGACCATCGAGATCGAACTCGACGGCCATGAGCGCATGCTGCTGGACGCCCTGATGAAGCTCAAGGCGCAGGATCCGTCGCTGTCGTTCCGCCGCTCCTGCCGCGAAGGCGTCTGCGGCTCGGACGCGATGAACATCAACGGCAAGAACGGCCTCGCCTGCCTGACCAACATGAACACGCTCAAGGGCACGGTGGTGCTCAAGCCGCTGCCCGGGCTGCCCGTGATCCGCGACCTGATCGTGGACATGACGCAGTTCTTCAAGCAGTACGACTCGATCAAGCCCTACCTGCAGAACGACACGGTGCCGCCCGAGAAGGAGCGCCTGCAGTCGCCCGAGGAGCGCGAAGAGCTCAACGGCCTCTACGAATGCATCCTGTGCGCGAGCTGCTCGACGAGCTGCCCGAGCTTCTGGTGGAATCCCGACAAGTTCGTCGGCCCCGCGGGCCTGCTGCAGGCCTACCGCTTCATCGCCGACAGCCGCGACGAAGCCACTGCCGAGCGCCTGGACAATCTCGAGGACCCGTACCGCCTGTTCCGCTGCCACACGATCATGAACTGCGTCGACGTGTGCCCGAAGAACCTGAACCCGACCAAGGCGATCGGGAAGATCAAGGAGCTGATGGTGCGTCGCGCCATCTAG
- a CDS encoding FAD assembly factor SdhE, with amino-acid sequence MDSTNDTGSNSRPPDAAAGELIGVRALSKLKWRCRRGLLENDLFIARFFERHEASLTCGQAQALETLMDLSDNDLLDLLLRRKEPVPGWAGAEVAELLQLMRTDGAQSLSS; translated from the coding sequence ATGGATTCCACGAACGACACCGGCAGCAATTCCCGGCCTCCCGACGCGGCGGCCGGGGAGCTGATCGGCGTGCGTGCGTTGAGCAAGCTGAAGTGGCGTTGCCGCCGCGGCCTGCTGGAGAACGACCTGTTCATTGCCCGCTTTTTCGAACGGCACGAGGCAAGCCTGACCTGCGGGCAGGCGCAGGCACTGGAGACATTGATGGATCTGTCGGACAACGATCTGCTGGACCTTCTGCTGCGCAGGAAGGAGCCCGTGCCCGGATGGGCCGGTGCCGAAGTGGCGGAACTGTTGCAGCTGATGCGTACCGACGGCGCGCAATCCCTATCTTCCTGA
- the gltA gene encoding citrate synthase: protein MKASETKANLSFSNGGQSIELPIYKGTMGPDVIDIRKLYAQTGMFTYDPGFMSTASCESAITYIDGDKGELLYRGYPIEQLATSCDFMETCHLLLYGELPDTAKKADFTKLVTNHTMVNEQMQFFLRGFRRDAHPMAIMTGLVGALSAFYHDSTDINNPKHREIAAIRLIAKMPTLVAMAYKYTVGQPYMYPKNDLSYAGNFLHMMFATPCETYTVSPVLERALDRIFILHADHEQNASTSTVRLCGSSGTNPFAAIAAGVACLWGPAHGGANEAALNMLYDIQKAGGVEKIGEFIKQVKDKNSNVKLMGFGHRVYKNYDPRAKLMQETCKEVLGELGLENDPLFKLAMALEKIALEDEYFVSRKLYPNVDFYSGIVQRAIGIPVPLFTAVFALARTVGWIAQLNEMIGDPDYKIGRPRQLFEGSPKREVKPIAAR, encoded by the coding sequence ATGAAAGCTTCCGAGACCAAGGCCAATCTGTCGTTCAGCAACGGCGGTCAGAGCATCGAGCTGCCGATCTACAAGGGCACGATGGGCCCCGACGTGATCGACATCCGAAAGCTCTACGCTCAGACCGGCATGTTCACCTACGACCCGGGTTTCATGTCGACCGCGTCTTGCGAATCGGCCATCACCTACATCGATGGCGACAAGGGTGAGCTGCTCTATCGCGGCTACCCCATCGAGCAATTGGCCACCAGTTGCGACTTCATGGAGACCTGCCACCTGCTGCTGTACGGCGAGCTGCCCGACACGGCCAAGAAGGCCGACTTCACCAAGCTCGTCACGAACCACACGATGGTCAACGAGCAGATGCAGTTCTTCCTGCGGGGTTTCCGCCGCGACGCGCATCCGATGGCCATCATGACCGGCCTGGTCGGCGCGCTGTCGGCCTTCTATCACGACAGCACCGACATCAACAATCCGAAGCACCGCGAGATCGCGGCCATCCGCCTGATCGCGAAGATGCCGACGCTGGTCGCCATGGCCTACAAGTACACCGTGGGCCAGCCCTACATGTACCCGAAGAACGACCTGAGCTACGCGGGCAACTTCCTGCACATGATGTTCGCCACGCCCTGCGAGACGTACACCGTGAGCCCGGTGCTCGAGCGCGCGCTCGACCGGATCTTCATCCTGCATGCCGACCACGAGCAGAACGCGTCGACCTCGACCGTGCGCCTGTGCGGTTCGTCGGGCACCAATCCCTTCGCCGCGATCGCTGCGGGCGTGGCCTGCCTCTGGGGCCCGGCCCACGGCGGCGCCAACGAGGCGGCGCTCAACATGCTCTACGACATCCAGAAGGCCGGCGGCGTCGAGAAGATCGGCGAGTTCATCAAGCAGGTCAAGGACAAGAATTCGAACGTCAAGCTGATGGGCTTCGGGCACCGGGTCTACAAGAACTACGACCCGCGCGCCAAGCTGATGCAGGAGACCTGCAAGGAAGTGCTGGGCGAACTCGGCCTGGAGAACGATCCGCTGTTCAAGCTTGCGATGGCGCTCGAGAAGATCGCGCTGGAAGACGAGTACTTCGTGTCGCGCAAGCTCTACCCGAACGTCGACTTCTATTCCGGCATCGTGCAGCGCGCGATCGGCATCCCGGTGCCGCTGTTCACCGCGGTCTTCGCGCTCGCGCGCACGGTCGGCTGGATCGCGCAGCTCAACGAGATGATCGGCGATCCCGACTACAAGATCGGACGTCCGCGCCAGCTCTTCGAAGGCTCGCCCAAGCGCGAGGTCAAGCCTATCGCCGCGCGCTGA
- a CDS encoding LysR substrate-binding domain-containing protein: MISSERSFARRIDLTSLQLFVAVCELGSIGRAAEREFIAASAISKRLSDLEATLGTPLLYRHARGVDLTPAGESLLHHARSVLYSLEKMQGELSEYADGVRGHVRVHANISAIVQFLPEDLGAFTRAHDGIKIDLEEHLSSEVVRAVHEGAADLGICHLPEGTSELQSLLYRRDALVLVVPADHPLAACRSIDFVDSLDADHVGLHTNSSIYVAMHQAALAADRTIKLRIHVTGLDAMCRMIDNGLGLGVMPLRAFELMQGGIGRGLASVALDDPWAAREIRLVARDFSTLPVAARMLVKHLHASAPASEQLAA, encoded by the coding sequence ATGATTTCCTCCGAGCGCAGTTTCGCCCGCCGCATCGACCTCACGTCGCTGCAGCTGTTCGTGGCCGTGTGCGAACTCGGCAGCATCGGGCGCGCGGCGGAACGCGAGTTCATTGCCGCGTCGGCGATCAGCAAGCGGCTGTCCGACCTGGAAGCCACCCTGGGCACGCCCCTTCTGTACCGGCATGCGCGCGGCGTCGATCTGACGCCGGCCGGCGAGAGCCTGCTGCATCACGCGCGCTCGGTGCTCTACAGCCTCGAGAAGATGCAGGGCGAACTCAGCGAATACGCCGACGGCGTGCGCGGCCATGTGCGCGTGCACGCGAACATCTCCGCCATCGTGCAGTTCCTGCCGGAAGACCTCGGTGCCTTCACGCGCGCGCACGACGGCATCAAGATCGACCTCGAGGAACACCTGAGCAGCGAGGTGGTGCGCGCCGTGCACGAAGGCGCGGCCGACCTCGGCATCTGCCACCTGCCGGAAGGCACGAGCGAGTTGCAGAGCCTGCTCTACCGTCGCGACGCGCTGGTGCTGGTCGTGCCCGCGGACCATCCGCTGGCGGCATGCCGCTCGATCGATTTCGTCGATTCGCTGGACGCCGACCACGTCGGCCTGCATACCAACAGCTCGATCTACGTGGCGATGCACCAGGCCGCCCTGGCCGCCGACCGCACCATCAAGCTGCGCATCCACGTGACCGGGCTCGACGCCATGTGCCGCATGATCGACAACGGCCTGGGCCTGGGCGTGATGCCGCTGCGCGCCTTCGAGCTCATGCAGGGCGGCATCGGCCGCGGCCTGGCGAGCGTCGCGCTCGACGACCCCTGGGCTGCACGCGAAATCCGGCTGGTCGCGCGCGACTTCTCGACGCTGCCGGTCGCCGCGCGCATGCTCGTCAAGCACCTCCATGCATCCGCGCCGGCGAGCGAGCAGCTCGCCGCTTGA
- the leuC gene encoding 3-isopropylmalate dehydratase large subunit, with translation MARTLYDKLWDEHVVHTEEDGTAILYIDRHLVHEVTSPQAFEGLREAGRKLWRISSVVATADHNTPTTHWELGYDGIADPISKEQITTLDSNIKEFGAAAFFPFLSKRQGIVHVIGPESGATLPGMTVVCGDSHTSTHGAFGALAHGIGTSEVEHVMATQTLLAKKAKNLLVKVEGKLAPGCTAKDIVLAIIGRIGTAGGTGYTIEFAGAAIRNLSMEGRMTVCNMAIEAGARAGLVAVDEKTIAYVKGRALAPTGVEWDQAVAYWKTLQSDPNAHFDAVVELDAAQVKPQVTWGTSPEMVVPVDGHVPDPDKEKDANKRGAIERALTYMGLEPNKPMNDILIDKVFIGSCTNSRIEDMREAAAMVKKLGQKVAKNVKLAMVVPGSGQVKEQAEREGLDQIFKAAGFEWREPGCSMCLAMNADRLEPGERCASTSNRNFEGRQGAGGRTHLVSPAMAAAAAVHGHFVDVRQFA, from the coding sequence ATGGCACGCACGCTCTACGACAAACTCTGGGACGAGCACGTCGTCCACACCGAGGAAGACGGCACCGCGATCCTCTACATCGACCGGCATCTGGTGCACGAGGTGACCAGCCCGCAAGCCTTCGAAGGGCTGCGGGAAGCCGGCCGCAAGCTGTGGCGCATCAGCTCGGTGGTCGCCACGGCCGACCACAACACGCCGACCACGCATTGGGAGCTCGGCTACGACGGCATCGCCGACCCGATCAGCAAGGAACAGATCACCACGCTGGACAGCAACATCAAGGAATTCGGCGCCGCCGCCTTCTTCCCCTTCCTGAGCAAGCGGCAGGGCATCGTGCATGTGATCGGACCGGAATCGGGCGCGACGCTGCCCGGCATGACAGTGGTCTGCGGCGACTCGCACACCTCGACGCACGGTGCCTTCGGCGCGCTCGCGCACGGCATCGGCACCAGCGAGGTCGAGCACGTGATGGCGACGCAGACCCTGCTGGCCAAGAAGGCCAAGAACCTGCTCGTCAAGGTCGAAGGCAAGCTGGCCCCGGGCTGTACCGCCAAGGACATCGTGCTGGCCATCATCGGCAGGATCGGCACCGCCGGCGGCACCGGCTACACGATCGAGTTCGCCGGCGCCGCGATCCGCAACCTCAGCATGGAAGGCCGCATGACCGTGTGCAACATGGCGATCGAGGCCGGTGCGCGGGCCGGGCTGGTGGCGGTGGACGAGAAGACCATCGCCTACGTCAAGGGCCGCGCGCTCGCGCCGACCGGCGTCGAGTGGGATCAGGCGGTCGCCTACTGGAAGACGCTGCAGTCGGACCCGAACGCGCATTTCGACGCCGTGGTCGAACTCGATGCGGCGCAGGTCAAGCCGCAGGTGACCTGGGGCACCTCGCCCGAGATGGTCGTGCCGGTCGATGGCCACGTGCCGGATCCGGACAAGGAGAAGGACGCCAACAAACGCGGTGCCATCGAGCGCGCGCTGACCTACATGGGCCTGGAGCCGAACAAGCCGATGAACGACATCCTGATCGACAAGGTGTTCATCGGCTCGTGCACCAACAGCCGCATCGAGGACATGCGCGAAGCCGCCGCGATGGTCAAGAAACTGGGCCAGAAGGTCGCGAAGAACGTGAAGCTGGCGATGGTCGTCCCAGGCTCCGGCCAGGTGAAGGAACAGGCCGAGCGCGAAGGGCTCGACCAGATCTTCAAGGCCGCGGGCTTCGAGTGGCGCGAACCGGGTTGCTCGATGTGCCTCGCGATGAACGCCGACCGGCTGGAGCCGGGGGAGCGCTGCGCCTCGACCAGCAACCGCAATTTCGAAGGCCGGCAAGGCGCGGGTGGCCGCACCCACTTGGTCAGCCCCGCCATGGCTGCCGCCGCCGCCGTGCACGGCCATTTCGTCGACGTTCGCCAGTTCGCCTGA
- the leuD gene encoding 3-isopropylmalate dehydratase small subunit: MQKFTVHKGLVAPMDRENVDTDAIIPKQFLKSIRKTGFGPNLFDAWRYLDPGEPGQDPKSRRPNPDFVLNQPRYAGASVLLARKNFGCGSSREHAPWALDQYGFRAIIAPSYADIFFNNSFKNGLLPIVLAESQVAQLFDEALAFPGYSLTVDLERQVIVKPDGSELAFEVQAFRKFCLINGLDDIGLTLRHKDKIKAFEAERLAQKPWLTHQLIA, encoded by the coding sequence ATGCAGAAATTCACCGTGCACAAGGGCCTCGTGGCGCCAATGGACCGCGAGAACGTCGACACCGACGCCATCATCCCCAAGCAGTTCCTGAAGTCGATCCGCAAGACCGGCTTCGGCCCCAATCTGTTCGACGCCTGGCGCTACCTCGATCCGGGCGAGCCGGGCCAGGACCCGAAGTCACGCCGGCCGAACCCCGACTTCGTGCTGAACCAGCCGCGCTATGCGGGCGCCTCGGTGCTGCTCGCGCGCAAGAACTTCGGCTGCGGCTCGTCGCGCGAACACGCGCCCTGGGCGCTCGACCAGTACGGCTTCCGCGCGATCATCGCGCCGAGCTATGCCGACATCTTCTTCAACAACAGCTTCAAGAACGGGCTGCTGCCGATCGTGCTCGCCGAGTCGCAGGTGGCGCAGTTGTTCGACGAGGCGCTTGCCTTTCCCGGCTACAGCCTCACCGTCGATCTCGAGCGACAGGTGATCGTCAAGCCCGATGGCAGCGAGCTGGCCTTCGAGGTCCAGGCCTTCCGCAAGTTCTGCCTGATCAACGGCCTGGACGACATCGGCCTGACGCTGCGCCACAAGGACAAGATCAAGGCCTTCGAGGCGGAACGCCTGGCGCAGAAGCCCTGGCTCACGCACCAGCTGATCGCCTGA
- the leuB gene encoding 3-isopropylmalate dehydrogenase: MKIAVLPGDGIGTEIVAEAIRVLDVLDLSFEMESAPVGGAAYEAHGHPLPDATLKLAKEADAVLFGAVGDWKYDKLERSLRPEQAILGLRKNLGLFANFRPAICYEQLVDASSLKPELIAGLDILIIRELTGDIYFGQPRGRRTAVDGHFPGAEEAFDTMRYSRPEIERIAHVAFLAARKRSKRVTSVDKANVLETFQFWKDVVTEVGKEYPDVELDHMYVDNAAMQLVKAPKKFDVVVTGNMFGDILSDEAAMLTGSIGMLPSASLNAGNQGLYEPSHGSAPDIAGKGVANPLATILSAAMMLRFSLNQPEAADRIESAVKHVLAKGLRTADIWSAGTTKVGTREMGDAVVAALSSSITKTAITG; this comes from the coding sequence ATGAAAATCGCAGTCCTTCCCGGTGACGGCATCGGCACCGAAATCGTCGCGGAGGCCATTCGTGTCCTCGACGTGCTCGATCTCTCCTTCGAAATGGAATCGGCGCCGGTCGGCGGCGCGGCCTACGAGGCGCACGGGCATCCGCTGCCCGACGCCACGCTCAAGCTGGCCAAGGAAGCCGACGCCGTGCTCTTCGGCGCGGTGGGCGACTGGAAGTACGACAAGCTGGAGCGCTCGCTGCGGCCCGAGCAGGCCATCCTCGGCCTGCGCAAGAACCTCGGCCTATTCGCCAACTTCCGCCCGGCCATCTGCTATGAGCAGTTGGTCGATGCGTCCAGCCTGAAGCCCGAGCTCATCGCCGGACTCGACATCCTGATCATCCGCGAGCTGACCGGCGACATCTATTTCGGCCAGCCGCGCGGACGCCGCACCGCAGTCGATGGCCATTTCCCGGGCGCCGAGGAAGCCTTCGACACGATGCGCTATTCGCGTCCGGAGATCGAGCGCATCGCCCACGTCGCGTTCCTGGCGGCGCGCAAGCGCAGCAAGCGCGTGACCAGCGTCGACAAGGCCAACGTGCTCGAGACCTTCCAGTTCTGGAAGGACGTGGTCACGGAGGTCGGCAAGGAGTATCCCGACGTCGAACTCGACCACATGTACGTGGACAACGCCGCGATGCAGCTGGTCAAGGCGCCGAAGAAGTTTGACGTGGTTGTCACCGGCAACATGTTCGGCGACATCCTCTCGGACGAGGCCGCGATGCTGACCGGCTCGATCGGCATGCTGCCCTCGGCCTCGCTCAACGCGGGCAACCAGGGCCTTTACGAACCGAGCCACGGCAGCGCGCCCGACATTGCCGGCAAAGGGGTTGCCAATCCATTGGCTACAATCCTGTCCGCTGCCATGATGCTCCGCTTTTCCCTGAACCAGCCCGAAGCCGCCGACCGAATCGAGTCGGCGGTCAAGCACGTGCTCGCGAAAGGCCTGCGCACGGCAGACATCTGGTCCGCAGGCACCACCAAGGTCGGCACCCGCGAAATGGGCGACGCGGTGGTGGCGGCCCTGTCTTCCTCGATCACCAAAACGGCGATTACCGGCTAA
- the asd gene encoding aspartate-semialdehyde dehydrogenase: protein MANANQPLVGLVGWRGMVGSVLMDRMQAEGDFELIEPVFFSTSNAGGKAPAMARNETRLQDARDIEALRKCDIVVTAQGGDYTTEVFPRLRAAGWKGHWVDAASTLRMNDDAIIVLDPVNLPVIQNALAKGGKNWIGGNCTVSCMLMGVGALYKAGLVEWMTSMTYQAASGGGAQHMRELLTQFGSLHSEVRALLDDPKSAILEIDRKVLGRQQALSAAETANFGVPLGGSLIPWIDKDLGDGISKEEWKAGAETNKILGQGAAFGTAATPVDGFCVRVGAMRCHSQALTFKLKKDVPVADIEALIAADNAWVKVVPNTREATMKDLTPVAVTGTMGIPVGRIRKLAMGPDYVGAFTVGDQLLWGAAEPLRRMLRILLEA, encoded by the coding sequence ATGGCGAACGCAAATCAACCTCTGGTCGGCCTCGTGGGCTGGCGCGGCATGGTGGGCTCGGTCCTGATGGATCGCATGCAGGCCGAAGGCGACTTCGAACTGATCGAGCCGGTCTTCTTCTCAACGTCCAATGCCGGCGGCAAGGCCCCGGCGATGGCCAGGAACGAGACCCGACTCCAGGATGCGCGCGACATCGAGGCGCTCCGGAAGTGCGACATCGTGGTCACCGCCCAGGGCGGCGACTACACCACCGAAGTGTTTCCCAGGCTGCGCGCCGCAGGGTGGAAGGGCCACTGGGTCGACGCGGCGTCCACGCTGCGCATGAACGACGACGCGATCATCGTGCTCGATCCGGTCAACCTCCCGGTCATCCAGAACGCGCTGGCCAAGGGCGGCAAGAACTGGATCGGCGGCAACTGCACGGTGAGCTGCATGCTGATGGGCGTGGGTGCTCTCTACAAGGCCGGGCTGGTCGAGTGGATGACCAGCATGACCTACCAGGCGGCCTCGGGCGGCGGCGCGCAGCACATGCGCGAACTGCTCACGCAGTTCGGCTCGCTCCACAGCGAAGTGCGTGCGCTGCTGGACGATCCGAAGTCGGCGATCCTCGAGATCGACCGCAAGGTGCTCGGCCGGCAACAGGCGCTGAGTGCCGCCGAGACGGCGAATTTCGGCGTCCCGCTCGGCGGCAGCCTGATCCCGTGGATCGACAAGGACCTCGGCGACGGCATCAGCAAGGAAGAATGGAAGGCCGGCGCCGAGACCAACAAGATCCTGGGCCAGGGCGCCGCCTTCGGAACGGCCGCGACGCCGGTCGACGGCTTCTGCGTGCGCGTCGGCGCCATGCGCTGCCACAGCCAGGCGCTGACCTTCAAGCTGAAGAAGGACGTGCCGGTCGCCGACATCGAAGCCTTGATCGCCGCGGACAACGCATGGGTCAAGGTGGTGCCGAACACGCGGGAAGCCACCATGAAGGATCTCACGCCGGTGGCAGTCACCGGCACCATGGGCATCCCTGTCGGCCGCATCCGCAAGCTGGCGATGGGACCGGACTATGTGGGCGCCTTCACCGTCGGCGACCAGCTCCTGTGGGGCGCCGCCGAACCGCTGCGCCGCATGCTGCGTATCCTGCTCGAAGCCTGA